A DNA window from Pedomonas mirosovicensis contains the following coding sequences:
- a CDS encoding DMT family transporter — MRADSKLLLGTLSGMGAGALWGLVFLTPQIAGDFSPLQLSAARYLAYGVIALALLLPRWRRISGAVGRAEWVALVWLSLLGNIIYYLFLAAAVQMAGVAASTLIVGCVPVVVTVVGSRESDAVPLRTLLPSLALAVVGVGLIGWESLGRESAGGDPWRQLIGIFCAFGALFSWSAYAVFNSRWLARLSHVSAHDWSLLTGVVTGALAVVLAVPAFALGGEAHGGEAWLRFWGVSCAVALGASILGNGLWNRASRLLPLTMVGQMIIFETLFALLYGFLWENRWPTALEVISCVLLVAGVLWCASSHGRKPRAEGKAAA; from the coding sequence ATGCGTGCGGACAGCAAACTGCTTTTGGGCACCCTCAGCGGCATGGGGGCGGGCGCGTTGTGGGGGCTGGTGTTCCTGACGCCCCAGATCGCGGGGGATTTCTCGCCGCTCCAGCTCTCGGCCGCGCGGTATCTCGCCTATGGCGTCATCGCGCTGGCGCTGCTGCTGCCGCGCTGGCGGCGGATATCGGGGGCGGTCGGCCGGGCGGAATGGGTTGCGCTCGTCTGGCTGAGCCTGCTTGGCAACATCATCTATTACCTGTTCCTCGCCGCTGCCGTGCAGATGGCGGGCGTTGCGGCCTCCACGCTCATCGTCGGCTGCGTGCCGGTGGTCGTCACCGTGGTCGGCAGCCGGGAGAGCGATGCGGTGCCGCTGCGAACGCTGCTGCCGTCGCTGGCGCTGGCGGTCGTTGGCGTCGGTCTCATCGGCTGGGAGTCGCTGGGCCGGGAGAGCGCGGGCGGCGACCCGTGGCGACAGCTCATCGGCATCTTCTGCGCCTTCGGGGCGCTGTTTTCCTGGTCGGCCTATGCGGTGTTCAACAGCCGCTGGCTCGCCCGCCTGTCCCATGTTTCGGCGCATGACTGGTCGCTGCTCACCGGCGTCGTCACCGGCGCGCTGGCGGTGGTGCTCGCGGTGCCCGCCTTCGCCCTCGGCGGCGAGGCCCATGGCGGGGAGGCCTGGCTGCGCTTCTGGGGCGTCAGCTGCGCGGTAGCGCTGGGCGCATCCATCCTTGGCAACGGGCTGTGGAACCGCGCCAGCCGCCTGCTGCCGCTCACCATGGTCGGGCAGATGATTATCTTCGAGACGCTGTTCGCCCTGCTCTACGGCTTCCTGTGGGAAAACCGCTGGCCGACCGCGCTGGAAGTGATCTCCTGCGTGCTGCTGGTGGCGGGCGTGCTGTGGTGCGCCTCCTCCCACGGGCGCAAGCCGAGGGCGGAGGGCAAGGCCGCGGCGTGA
- a CDS encoding M1 family metallopeptidase — protein MRSLVAAACAGLLLSAAPAALAAPQSQRAAAPAVAPILTTPEAKDAMTYARPEIARVTHVDLDLAVDFDQQTLSGTAALSVLAQPGAKEIILDSENLAVTRVTDDKGRALPWTIGAAEPEKGAPLTVQLNGAKRIIVHYTARPGASALQWLPPALTAGKKKPFLFSQGQAINNRSWIPTQDSPGIRQTWTARLVVPEDLMAVMSAERLTPEGEPAGDGRRAFRFAMDKPVPPYLIALAVGDLAFRPLGPRTGVYAEPSMLDRAAYELADTEKMVEVAEKLYGPYRWGRYDVLVLPPAFPYGGMENPTLTFLTPTFLTGDRSNVNLVAHELAHSWSGNLVTNATWPDGWLNEGFTSYFENRIMEGMYGRERAVLEADLDWDVLMREIELAGGMDAPATRLRGDDGEESGQIDYIKGSLFLRTLETILGRERWDAYLTSYFNRHAFQPQTTAGFLADLRQHVVKGDKALEEKLQLDKWAYGTGLPDNAVRLHSEALAAVDAQVKAFAEDDASAASLQTKGWSTQEWLRFVGNLPRALSAEKLADLDKAFNLSRSPNAYVRSAWLELAIANRWEPAVPALEEFLNSVGRTLFLRPLYRELKEQGDWGMAIAKRAYATARDTYHPNTASTIDAILK, from the coding sequence ATGCGCTCACTCGTTGCTGCCGCCTGCGCGGGCCTTTTGCTCAGCGCCGCGCCCGCTGCCCTTGCCGCGCCCCAATCCCAGCGCGCTGCGGCCCCGGCCGTCGCGCCGATCCTGACCACGCCCGAGGCGAAGGACGCGATGACCTACGCCCGGCCGGAGATCGCCCGCGTTACCCATGTGGACCTGGACCTTGCCGTTGATTTCGACCAGCAGACCCTCAGCGGCACGGCGGCGCTGTCGGTTCTGGCCCAGCCGGGCGCGAAGGAGATCATCCTGGATTCCGAGAACCTCGCCGTCACCCGGGTGACGGATGACAAGGGCCGGGCGCTGCCGTGGACCATCGGCGCGGCGGAGCCGGAGAAGGGCGCGCCGCTCACCGTGCAGCTGAACGGGGCGAAGCGCATCATCGTGCACTACACCGCCCGGCCGGGGGCGAGCGCCCTGCAGTGGCTGCCGCCCGCGCTGACGGCAGGCAAGAAGAAGCCGTTCCTGTTCAGCCAGGGGCAGGCCATCAACAACCGCAGCTGGATCCCGACGCAGGACAGCCCCGGCATCCGCCAGACCTGGACCGCCCGCCTCGTGGTGCCAGAGGATCTGATGGCGGTGATGAGCGCCGAGCGGCTGACGCCCGAGGGCGAACCGGCGGGCGATGGCCGCCGCGCCTTCCGCTTCGCCATGGACAAGCCGGTGCCGCCGTACCTCATCGCGCTGGCGGTGGGCGATCTTGCGTTCCGTCCGCTGGGCCCGCGCACCGGTGTCTACGCCGAGCCCTCCATGCTGGACCGCGCCGCCTACGAGTTGGCCGATACCGAGAAGATGGTGGAAGTGGCCGAGAAGCTCTACGGCCCCTACCGCTGGGGCCGGTATGACGTGCTGGTGCTGCCACCCGCCTTCCCCTACGGCGGCATGGAGAACCCGACGCTCACCTTCCTCACCCCCACCTTCCTCACCGGGGACCGCTCCAACGTGAACCTGGTCGCGCACGAGCTGGCGCACAGCTGGTCCGGCAACCTCGTCACCAACGCCACCTGGCCGGACGGCTGGCTGAACGAAGGCTTCACCAGCTACTTCGAGAACCGCATCATGGAGGGCATGTACGGCCGGGAGCGCGCCGTGCTGGAAGCGGATCTGGACTGGGATGTCCTGATGCGCGAGATCGAGCTGGCCGGCGGCATGGATGCGCCCGCCACCCGCCTGCGCGGGGATGACGGCGAGGAGTCGGGCCAGATCGACTACATCAAGGGCTCGCTGTTCCTGCGGACGCTGGAGACCATCCTGGGCCGCGAGCGGTGGGACGCCTACCTTACCTCCTACTTCAACCGCCATGCCTTCCAGCCGCAGACGACGGCGGGCTTCCTGGCCGACCTGCGCCAGCATGTCGTCAAGGGCGACAAGGCGCTGGAGGAGAAGCTCCAGCTCGACAAGTGGGCCTACGGCACCGGCCTGCCGGACAACGCGGTGCGCCTCCACTCCGAGGCGCTGGCCGCCGTGGACGCGCAGGTGAAGGCGTTTGCGGAAGACGACGCCTCCGCCGCCAGCCTCCAGACCAAGGGCTGGTCGACGCAGGAGTGGCTGCGCTTCGTGGGCAACCTGCCGCGCGCGCTGTCCGCGGAGAAGCTGGCGGATCTGGACAAGGCCTTCAACCTGTCCCGCTCGCCCAACGCCTATGTGCGCTCGGCCTGGCTGGAACTGGCCATCGCCAACCGCTGGGAGCCCGCCGTGCCCGCGCTGGAGGAGTTCCTCAACAGCGTCGGCCGCACGCTGTTCCTGCGCCCGCTTTACCGGGAACTGAAGGAGCAGGGGGACTGGGGCATGGCCATCGCCAAGCGCGCCTACGCCACCGCCCGCGACACCTATCACCCCAACACCGCATCGACGATCGACGCGATTCTGAAGTAA
- a CDS encoding potassium channel family protein, producing MSVRSDRSMAKRDMAKIVVFLRRLYANDGFQFGLLIFDVLTVLSFLVLTFTPHTLWVDIFDAVLGALLLAEVMMRGLVSYNRPKFWRQPSTILDLVIVCSLLWPGFTGSFAFLRVLRVVRLVRAVPFLRDLPKRHLWLIEKGELLRSAVNLLIFVFVASALVYEAQADQNPAINTFSDALYFTVTTLTTTGFGDVTLVGESGRLISVVIMIVGISLFVKLAQSIVRPSKVYYPCDQCGLSHHDPDAVHCKHCGNQLAIPTEGL from the coding sequence ATGAGCGTACGATCGGACCGGAGTATGGCGAAGCGGGATATGGCGAAGATCGTTGTCTTTCTGCGCCGCCTCTATGCCAACGATGGGTTCCAGTTCGGCCTCCTCATCTTCGATGTCCTGACCGTCCTGTCCTTTCTGGTGCTCACCTTCACGCCTCACACCCTGTGGGTGGATATCTTCGATGCCGTGCTGGGCGCGTTGCTGCTGGCGGAGGTGATGATGCGCGGGCTGGTGTCCTACAACCGGCCCAAGTTCTGGCGGCAGCCGAGCACCATTCTCGATTTGGTGATCGTCTGCTCCCTCCTCTGGCCGGGGTTCACCGGCAGCTTTGCTTTCCTGCGGGTTCTGCGCGTGGTGCGGCTGGTGCGGGCGGTGCCTTTTCTGCGCGACCTGCCCAAGCGGCACCTGTGGCTGATCGAAAAGGGCGAGCTGCTCCGCAGCGCGGTCAACCTGCTGATCTTCGTGTTCGTCGCCTCGGCGCTGGTCTACGAGGCGCAGGCGGACCAGAACCCCGCCATCAACACCTTCAGCGACGCGCTCTATTTCACCGTCACGACGCTGACGACCACCGGCTTCGGCGACGTCACCCTGGTGGGCGAGAGCGGGCGGCTGATCTCGGTCGTCATCATGATCGTCGGCATCTCGCTGTTCGTGAAGCTGGCGCAGTCCATCGTCCGCCCGTCCAAGGTCTACTACCCTTGCGACCAGTGCGGCCTCAGCCATCACGATCCGGATGCCGTCCACTGCAAGCACTGCGGCAACCAGCTCGCCATCCCGACCGAAGGGCTGTAG
- a CDS encoding S9 family peptidase: MRQAVVAALLLTSLCQTPALAAEAASGTATPLIPREAIFGNPARSVGRISPDGRWLSWLAPKDGVLNIWVAPADNPSQARAVSAEKTRPIRFYYWSPDSAQVLYNMDDGGDENFKLHSVNVHTGQHRVLTPFPKVRNRVVGISPQVTDRILVGLNHRDPRWHDVYSIDLKTGALTLVQQNDGYADFIADRNLNLRLAAKARDDGGTDYHRIMGGAIEPKPFLSVGLEDSLTTLPLGFNADGKTLYWMMSSGRDKAALVAQDMTSGKQTILGQSDRADVSDVLADPKTGEMQAYAVNYLETQWTALAPKIAPDIAFLQEKLNGEIEVTSRTLADDRWMVSASPTDAPPATYLYDRQARVLTRLFSTLPQLEAAPLVDMHSVEMRSRDGLTLTGYVSLPPGSDADGNARPDRPVPMVLLVHGGPWGRDTSGFTRLHQWLANRGYAVLSVNFRGSTGFGKSFISAGDLEWGGKMHDDLIDAVDWAIGQGIAAKDKVAIMGGSYGGYATLVGMTFTPERFACGVDIVGPSNLFTLLETIPPYWEALRRQFYRRMGDPTTEEGRALLRDRSPLFRVDAIKRPLLIGQGANDPRVNVRESDQIVAAMTAKNIPVTYALYPDEGHGFARPENNIAFMAIAENFLQPCLGGRAEPIGAALKGSSVRIQEGAAHVPGLEAAVAASAASTPPAAE; encoded by the coding sequence ATGCGCCAGGCCGTCGTTGCAGCACTGCTGCTTACATCGCTTTGCCAGACACCAGCGCTTGCGGCGGAAGCCGCGAGCGGGACCGCAACGCCGCTGATCCCGCGGGAGGCCATCTTCGGCAACCCGGCGCGAAGCGTGGGGCGCATCAGCCCGGATGGCAGATGGCTGTCGTGGCTGGCGCCAAAAGATGGCGTGCTGAACATCTGGGTGGCCCCGGCCGACAACCCTTCGCAGGCGCGCGCCGTAAGCGCGGAGAAAACGCGGCCGATCCGCTTCTACTACTGGTCGCCCGATTCCGCGCAGGTTCTCTACAACATGGATGATGGCGGGGACGAGAACTTCAAGCTTCACAGCGTGAACGTGCACACCGGCCAGCACCGGGTGCTGACGCCCTTCCCCAAGGTTCGCAACCGCGTCGTCGGCATCAGCCCGCAGGTGACGGACCGAATTCTCGTCGGCCTCAACCACCGCGACCCGCGCTGGCACGATGTTTACAGCATCGATCTGAAAACCGGCGCGCTGACGCTGGTGCAGCAGAACGACGGCTATGCCGATTTCATCGCCGACCGCAATCTCAACCTCCGCCTCGCCGCCAAGGCCCGGGATGACGGTGGCACGGACTACCACCGCATCATGGGCGGCGCGATCGAGCCGAAGCCTTTCCTCTCCGTCGGGCTGGAGGATTCGCTCACCACCCTGCCGCTCGGCTTCAACGCCGACGGGAAGACCCTTTACTGGATGATGTCCAGCGGGCGGGACAAGGCGGCGCTGGTGGCGCAGGACATGACGAGCGGGAAGCAGACCATCCTCGGGCAATCGGACCGGGCGGATGTATCCGACGTGCTGGCCGACCCCAAGACGGGCGAGATGCAGGCCTATGCGGTCAATTACCTGGAGACGCAGTGGACGGCGCTGGCCCCAAAAATCGCCCCGGACATAGCCTTTCTGCAGGAGAAGCTGAACGGCGAGATCGAGGTGACCTCCCGCACCTTGGCCGATGACCGCTGGATGGTATCCGCCAGCCCGACCGATGCGCCGCCGGCGACCTACCTTTATGATCGCCAGGCGAGAGTGCTGACCAGGCTGTTCAGCACCCTGCCGCAGCTGGAGGCCGCGCCGCTGGTGGACATGCACTCCGTCGAGATGCGCTCCCGCGATGGCCTGACGCTGACCGGCTACGTCTCCCTGCCGCCCGGAAGCGACGCGGACGGCAACGCCCGGCCCGACCGGCCGGTGCCGATGGTTCTGCTCGTCCACGGCGGCCCGTGGGGGCGGGATACCTCCGGCTTCACGCGGCTTCACCAGTGGCTGGCCAACCGGGGCTATGCGGTGCTCTCGGTGAATTTCCGCGGCTCGACCGGGTTTGGCAAAAGCTTCATTTCGGCAGGCGACCTGGAGTGGGGCGGCAAGATGCACGACGACCTGATCGATGCGGTCGACTGGGCCATCGGGCAAGGCATCGCCGCTAAGGACAAGGTGGCCATCATGGGCGGCTCCTACGGCGGCTATGCGACGCTGGTGGGGATGACCTTCACGCCCGAGCGCTTCGCCTGCGGCGTTGATATCGTCGGCCCGTCCAACCTCTTCACCCTGCTCGAGACCATTCCGCCCTACTGGGAAGCGCTCCGGCGGCAGTTCTACCGGCGCATGGGCGACCCCACCACCGAGGAGGGGCGCGCCCTGCTGCGGGACCGCTCGCCGCTTTTCCGCGTCGATGCCATCAAGCGGCCGCTGCTCATCGGCCAGGGGGCCAACGACCCGCGCGTCAACGTGCGCGAATCCGACCAGATCGTCGCGGCGATGACAGCCAAGAACATTCCGGTCACCTACGCGCTCTACCCGGACGAAGGCCACGGCTTCGCCCGGCCGGAGAACAACATCGCCTTCATGGCCATTGCTGAGAACTTCCTCCAACCCTGCCTGGGCGGCCGGGCCGAGCCGATCGGCGCCGCGCTCAAGGGCTCCAGCGTCCGCATTCAAGAGGGGGCGGCGCATGTGCCGGGGCTGGAAGCGGCGGTGGCGGCTTCAGCGGCATCGACACCCCCAGCCGCCGAGTAG
- a CDS encoding energy transducer TonB — MVNKRGVALGLILLASAGASDAWAAADWKAANQAMGKALEAGDNQAAYAHSQEALRLYREAGAPSEEMLVNLAINMADMAGRTRTDIDASLREIKAIIKDLKEKGPASAKNRLYLHNVVIDLSKARGYWADAKNEYLALIAATEEAFGPDSPELALVHIEYARQSQMLGRMRSGPWGNASGHLEAAERIAGKLPPANLNRLAILRMLAIYDIEGRRHDEAVRRLEGIVAKLSPDDKAQASLWHQTMGTLAATLARMGEQEKADAAIARIIANTQENPEPKALVMWSPDPLEDWNEDRMTTSATAHFDIGPDGRAQNIRGELISGNPQYPAYVVEAMKKWRWVPVIHDGVPEVSREHSQRFNVSREREARTGSRLP, encoded by the coding sequence ATGGTCAACAAGAGGGGAGTGGCGCTGGGGTTGATATTGCTTGCCAGCGCCGGGGCGAGCGACGCCTGGGCGGCGGCGGACTGGAAGGCCGCCAACCAAGCCATGGGCAAGGCGCTGGAAGCGGGGGACAACCAGGCCGCCTATGCCCACAGCCAGGAAGCGCTGCGGCTTTACAGGGAGGCAGGCGCGCCATCTGAAGAAATGCTGGTGAACCTTGCCATCAACATGGCGGACATGGCGGGGCGCACCCGCACGGACATCGACGCCAGCCTGCGAGAGATCAAGGCGATCATCAAGGATCTCAAGGAAAAAGGCCCGGCTTCGGCCAAGAACCGGCTTTACCTGCACAATGTCGTCATCGATCTCTCGAAGGCGCGCGGCTATTGGGCGGACGCGAAGAACGAATACCTCGCCCTCATCGCAGCAACGGAGGAAGCGTTCGGGCCGGATAGCCCGGAACTTGCCCTCGTCCATATTGAATATGCCCGTCAAAGCCAGATGCTGGGGCGGATGCGCTCGGGCCCATGGGGCAATGCCAGCGGGCATCTTGAGGCCGCCGAGCGCATCGCCGGTAAACTACCGCCTGCGAACCTCAACCGGCTGGCGATCCTGCGGATGCTCGCCATCTACGACATCGAAGGACGGCGCCACGACGAGGCGGTGCGGCGGCTGGAGGGAATCGTCGCCAAGCTGTCGCCCGACGACAAGGCGCAGGCTTCCCTGTGGCATCAGACCATGGGCACCCTGGCCGCCACCTTGGCGCGCATGGGCGAGCAGGAGAAGGCCGATGCGGCCATCGCCCGCATCATCGCCAACACCCAGGAGAACCCGGAGCCCAAGGCGCTGGTGATGTGGAGCCCAGACCCGCTGGAGGACTGGAACGAAGACCGGATGACCACCTCGGCGACCGCGCACTTCGACATCGGCCCGGATGGCCGCGCCCAGAACATTCGCGGCGAGCTGATCTCGGGCAACCCGCAGTATCCCGCCTATGTGGTGGAGGCGATGAAGAAATGGCGCTGGGTGCCGGTGATTCACGACGGCGTGCCGGAAGTCTCGCGCGAGCACAGCCAGAGGTTCAATGTCTCCCGCGAGCGCGAGGCGCGCACCGGCAGTCGCCTGCCCTGA
- a CDS encoding TonB-dependent receptor, whose product MRKSVFLASVCVLGFQNLALAQTEEPATGATAQPATRSSAAELGQIIVTATRRAQALSEVPIAVSAVTAESLERSGVSDIRQLNQLAPSLLVSSTSSEANTAARIRGIGTVGDNPGLESSVAVFIDGVYRVRNGAGLTELGDLERIEVLRGPQGTLFGRNASAGLINVITKKPSFDFGAGGEVTYGNHDFLRLGGYVTAPIVQDTLAARFDAVYSERDGFLEDPTTGFQMNDRDRYMLRGQLLFTPNDNLEMRLIADYAKTDEHCCGATFQPTVETYVDADGNIATRPNPFVPLLESLGGRYNFNTFDREIAVTPGKETQSPTEDWGISLQADWDMGFANLTSITAYRDYSSLLYGDTDYTNVDILYRDPGSGREFKTFSQELRLQGRAFDNRLDWLVGAYFADESLEMVDRLKFGSDYGQFASCRVVPEALRILGVPGCRVPQTSAILSAVAGAHGGRIIEALDLLGGMNNVGDENSLFKQDSQNWALFTHNVISITDKLSLTLGVRYTEETKKLRATFDNSNTFCPNLKQTLAPVFLDPAANPTAQALAGGIIALGCQGGNTAELNALTLADKTKDSEWTGTGVLSYQFNDDLMAYVSYAKGYKAGGYNLDRSALDTPGATLTASDVENLRFDPEKVDAYEAGFKYTGGSFNLNVAAFRQLFKNFQLNTFNGQFYFVQTVNSCGTDLGGADRDASGATGACNPNDVRAGVVTQGIEVEATAFPSDDITVSAGLTLADTKYRKNLVGGADGVPLDPVLFLLPNQRLSNAPKYVLTGSFAYTPQIGGNGMSALFYADFRYSSDYNTGSDLFPEKMQDGYMVVNARVGLYGEERRWGLELWAQNLLNKDYRQVAFNAPFQGSGSSAQTAAFGTTANQMFTNFLAEPRTYGLTFRVRY is encoded by the coding sequence ATGCGAAAGAGTGTATTTCTGGCATCCGTATGCGTTCTCGGCTTCCAAAATCTGGCGCTGGCCCAGACGGAGGAGCCGGCGACCGGCGCGACTGCCCAACCGGCTACCCGGTCATCGGCGGCTGAACTGGGGCAGATCATCGTCACCGCCACCCGGCGCGCCCAGGCCTTGTCGGAAGTGCCGATCGCGGTCTCCGCGGTGACGGCCGAAAGTCTTGAGCGCTCCGGCGTCAGCGACATCCGCCAGCTGAACCAGCTCGCGCCGTCGCTGCTGGTCTCCTCCACCTCGTCCGAAGCCAACACCGCCGCCCGCATCCGCGGCATCGGCACGGTGGGCGACAACCCAGGGCTTGAAAGCTCGGTCGCCGTGTTCATCGATGGCGTCTACCGCGTCCGCAACGGCGCTGGCCTTACCGAGCTGGGCGATCTCGAGCGCATCGAGGTGCTGCGCGGCCCGCAGGGCACGCTGTTCGGCCGCAACGCCTCGGCGGGCCTTATCAACGTCATCACCAAGAAGCCCAGCTTCGATTTCGGTGCGGGCGGCGAGGTGACCTACGGCAACCATGATTTCCTGCGCCTTGGCGGCTATGTCACCGCCCCGATCGTGCAGGACACGCTGGCGGCCCGGTTTGACGCGGTCTACTCCGAGCGCGACGGTTTCCTTGAGGACCCGACGACGGGCTTCCAGATGAACGACCGCGATCGCTACATGCTGCGCGGCCAGCTGCTATTCACGCCCAACGACAACCTCGAGATGCGGCTGATCGCCGACTACGCCAAGACCGACGAGCATTGCTGCGGCGCGACCTTCCAGCCGACGGTTGAGACTTACGTGGATGCCGACGGCAACATCGCAACGCGGCCCAACCCGTTCGTGCCGCTGCTGGAGAGCCTGGGCGGGCGCTACAACTTCAACACGTTTGATCGCGAGATCGCCGTCACGCCGGGCAAGGAAACCCAGAGCCCGACCGAGGATTGGGGCATCTCGCTCCAGGCCGACTGGGACATGGGCTTCGCCAACCTGACCTCCATCACCGCCTACCGCGACTACTCCTCGCTGCTCTACGGCGATACGGACTACACGAACGTGGACATCCTCTATCGCGATCCGGGCAGCGGCCGCGAGTTCAAGACCTTCTCGCAGGAGCTGCGCCTGCAGGGCCGCGCCTTCGACAACCGGCTGGACTGGCTGGTCGGCGCCTACTTCGCGGATGAATCGCTGGAGATGGTGGACCGGCTGAAGTTCGGCAGCGATTACGGCCAGTTCGCTTCCTGCCGCGTGGTGCCCGAGGCGCTGCGGATTCTCGGCGTGCCGGGGTGCCGCGTGCCGCAGACCAGCGCCATTCTCAGCGCGGTGGCCGGGGCGCACGGCGGGCGCATCATTGAGGCGCTCGACCTGCTCGGCGGCATGAACAACGTGGGCGACGAGAACTCCCTGTTCAAGCAGGACAGCCAGAACTGGGCGCTGTTCACCCACAACGTCATCAGCATCACCGATAAGCTGAGCCTGACGCTCGGCGTGCGCTACACCGAGGAAACCAAGAAGCTGCGCGCCACCTTCGACAACAGCAACACCTTCTGCCCCAATCTGAAGCAGACACTGGCGCCGGTATTCCTCGATCCGGCCGCCAACCCCACCGCTCAGGCGCTGGCGGGCGGCATCATCGCGCTGGGCTGCCAGGGCGGTAACACGGCGGAGCTGAACGCGCTCACCCTGGCCGACAAGACCAAGGACAGCGAGTGGACCGGCACGGGCGTGCTGTCCTACCAGTTCAACGACGACCTGATGGCCTACGTCAGCTACGCCAAGGGCTACAAGGCGGGCGGCTACAACCTGGACCGCTCCGCGCTCGATACGCCTGGCGCGACCCTTACCGCGTCCGACGTGGAGAACCTGCGGTTCGATCCCGAGAAGGTGGACGCCTACGAGGCGGGCTTCAAGTACACGGGCGGCAGCTTCAACCTGAACGTGGCGGCCTTCCGCCAGCTGTTCAAGAACTTCCAGCTCAACACCTTCAACGGCCAGTTCTACTTCGTTCAGACCGTCAACAGCTGCGGCACGGACCTGGGCGGGGCGGATCGGGACGCCTCCGGGGCGACCGGCGCATGCAACCCGAACGATGTCCGGGCGGGCGTCGTCACCCAGGGCATCGAGGTCGAGGCGACGGCCTTCCCGTCCGACGACATCACCGTGTCGGCCGGCCTCACCCTGGCGGATACCAAGTACCGCAAGAACCTGGTGGGCGGGGCGGACGGTGTGCCGCTTGATCCGGTGCTGTTCCTGCTGCCGAACCAGCGCCTGTCCAACGCGCCCAAGTATGTCCTCACCGGCTCGTTCGCCTATACGCCGCAAATCGGCGGCAACGGCATGAGCGCCCTGTTCTATGCCGACTTCCGCTACAGCTCGGACTACAACACCGGCTCCGACCTGTTCCCGGAGAAGATGCAGGACGGCTACATGGTGGTGAACGCCCGCGTCGGCCTTTACGGCGAAGAGCGGCGCTGGGGCTTGGAGCTGTGGGCGCAGAACCTGCTCAACAAGGACTACCGGCAGGTCGCCTTCAACGCGCCGTTCCAGGGCAGCGGCTCGTCGGCGCAGACCGCCGCCTTCGGCACCACGGCCAACCAGATGTTCACCAACTTCCTGGCCGAGCCGCGCACCTATGGCCTGACCTTCCGGGTGCGCTACTAA
- a CDS encoding GNAT family N-acetyltransferase, with product MPDGEAFRAEMLASAAEDNERGYLLFLAGEPVSYLYAPVRQGCVIYSHLGYDPALAAHSPGTVLQLEAMARLFAERRHRFFDFTEGDGQHKRLFATGCVDCADVLLLRPSLSNRVLIATHRNFHLGVEALGNVAERWGVKARLKKWLRGTPTLEATNGGAATAGASETERAPARRPEAGRPARNHGLADEARNADRDL from the coding sequence CTGCCGGACGGCGAGGCCTTCCGCGCCGAGATGCTGGCCAGCGCGGCAGAGGACAATGAGCGCGGCTACCTGCTGTTCCTGGCCGGGGAGCCGGTGAGCTATCTCTACGCGCCCGTGCGGCAGGGCTGCGTGATCTATTCCCACCTCGGGTATGACCCGGCGCTGGCCGCCCACTCGCCGGGCACCGTCTTGCAACTGGAGGCGATGGCGCGCCTGTTCGCCGAGCGGCGCCACCGCTTCTTCGATTTCACCGAAGGCGACGGCCAGCACAAGCGGCTGTTCGCCACCGGCTGCGTGGACTGCGCCGACGTGCTGCTGCTGCGCCCGAGCCTTTCAAACCGCGTCCTGATCGCAACACACCGCAATTTCCACCTTGGCGTCGAGGCACTGGGAAACGTAGCCGAGCGTTGGGGCGTGAAGGCGCGGCTGAAGAAGTGGCTGCGCGGGACCCCAACGCTTGAGGCAACCAATGGCGGAGCTGCGACTGCCGGCGCGTCTGAAACAGAACGAGCGCCTGCGCGCCGCCCTGAAGCCGGGCGGCCTGCGCGGAACCACGGCCTGGCTGATGAAGCGCGTAATGCCGATCGAGATTTATGA
- a CDS encoding GNAT family N-acetyltransferase: MRLPARLKQNERLRAALKPGGLRGTTAWLMKRVMPIEIYDVFLASAGDLRTAQAAGGHSSAGIDASPEARFTALRTLADCDACGEALVSRLSRQSGHNVRRIIRAGGRVYALVDGDAVLTQLTVDLRAPVAVETPVPLFIKLPPAAGFLSYLYTYPAWRGRGLAQRLIRHVVRGLSEEGTSHFVSHVSATNISSQNAFLASGWRRAGLLVTDRRRRILYQGGLNRHGIAIDPA, translated from the coding sequence CTGCGACTGCCGGCGCGTCTGAAACAGAACGAGCGCCTGCGCGCCGCCCTGAAGCCGGGCGGCCTGCGCGGAACCACGGCCTGGCTGATGAAGCGCGTAATGCCGATCGAGATTTATGACGTTTTCCTGGCCTCGGCCGGCGACCTGCGAACCGCGCAGGCGGCAGGCGGCCATAGCAGCGCCGGCATTGACGCCAGCCCGGAGGCCCGGTTCACGGCCCTTCGCACCCTGGCGGATTGCGATGCCTGCGGCGAGGCGCTGGTGAGCCGGCTCTCCCGCCAGAGCGGCCATAATGTGCGCCGGATCATCCGCGCCGGCGGCCGGGTCTATGCCCTGGTGGATGGCGATGCGGTGCTGACCCAACTCACCGTGGACCTACGCGCTCCGGTGGCGGTTGAAACGCCCGTTCCGCTTTTCATCAAGCTGCCGCCGGCCGCGGGCTTCCTCAGCTATCTCTACACCTATCCCGCCTGGCGGGGGCGCGGCCTGGCGCAGCGGCTGATCCGCCACGTGGTGCGCGGCCTCAGCGAGGAAGGCACATCGCATTTCGTCTCCCATGTCAGCGCCACCAACATCAGTTCCCAGAACGCATTTCTTGCCAGCGGCTGGCGGCGCGCCGGCCTCCTGGTGACCGACCGGCGACGGCGAATCCTCTACCAGGGCGGGCTCAACCGGCACGGCATTGCCATCGACCCTGCGTAG